In Deltaproteobacteria bacterium, a single window of DNA contains:
- a CDS encoding DUF3795 domain-containing protein, with protein MEKMIAFCGLICTECPAFIATQKDDDEGKAKLAASWSTEEQVIKPEDINCDGCLSAGERVIKFCNACEVRRCGFEKNVENCAFCGEYACERLNRIYEFIQTPVAKATLEEIRKSL; from the coding sequence ATGGAAAAGATGATTGCCTTTTGCGGGCTAATCTGTACTGAATGTCCCGCCTTTATCGCGACCCAGAAAGACGACGACGAAGGCAAGGCAAAGCTGGCCGCATCCTGGTCAACAGAGGAGCAAGTGATCAAACCCGAAGATATCAACTGCGATGGATGTCTTTCTGCCGGAGAAAGGGTCATCAAGTTTTGCAACGCCTGTGAAGTCAGGCGGTGCGGGTTTGAAAAAAACGTTGAGAACTGTGCCTTTTGCGGCGAGTATGCCTGCGAAAGACTCAATCGGATTTATGAGTTTATCCAGACCCCGGTGGCAAAAGCGACACTTGAAGAAATAAGAAAAAGCCTGTAA
- a CDS encoding lysoplasmalogenase — MKIGKDYLKGKNVVNLVLIVAALFLLAALLFSEKQSSVRLVLVTKSSLSMLFILTALLQQHPVSGYFHLLLAGLIFCMMGDICLALPQAKAFMLGLIAFLLGHVFYLFGFISLTDFYEWISVEPLVILTASAVVFAWLRPHLRSMFFPVLAYIVVITVMLWGAWAVFKARSYGFPGPMFIFAGAFFFYVSDFFVARNRFVRRGYVNRLFGLPLYYLGQFLLAFSVGLV, encoded by the coding sequence GTGAAAATCGGCAAGGATTATTTAAAAGGAAAAAATGTGGTGAACCTGGTTCTTATCGTTGCCGCGCTCTTCCTGCTGGCGGCCCTGCTTTTCAGTGAAAAGCAATCATCAGTCAGGCTCGTCCTGGTTACAAAGTCCAGTCTCTCCATGCTGTTCATCCTGACGGCCCTCCTGCAGCAGCATCCGGTTTCGGGTTATTTCCATCTTCTTCTGGCCGGCTTGATTTTCTGCATGATGGGCGACATCTGTCTGGCCCTGCCTCAGGCCAAGGCTTTCATGTTAGGGCTGATCGCCTTTTTACTCGGTCATGTTTTTTACCTGTTCGGTTTTATTTCCCTGACAGATTTTTATGAGTGGATTTCTGTGGAGCCGCTCGTTATTCTTACGGCCAGCGCCGTTGTCTTCGCCTGGCTGCGGCCTCATTTAAGGTCAATGTTCTTCCCGGTGCTGGCGTACATCGTGGTCATCACGGTCATGCTCTGGGGGGCCTGGGCGGTTTTTAAGGCCCGCTCCTATGGTTTTCCAGGGCCAATGTTCATTTTTGCCGGGGCGTTTTTCTTCTATGTTTCGGACTTTTTTGTGGCCCGGAACCGTTTTGTCAGGCGAGGATACGTGAACCGGCTTTTCGGTTTGCCTTTGTATTACTTGGGCCAGTTTCTGCTGGCCTTCTCGGTGGGGCTGGTTTAA